From a single Sinomonas atrocyanea genomic region:
- a CDS encoding MFS transporter, translating into MSDVENQVSEDTGRFAWYRTLGERGRRAWIGAFGGYALDSYDFQVLPLSLVAIGAYFHLSTGQAGLLTTVTLVVSAIGGALAGVLVDRIGRTKTLMITVGTFALFTVLCGFAGSFEQLLAFRTLQGLGFGGEWATGAILVAEYAKPKYRGRAVAFIQSSWAVGWALSVLVYTLVFSFVPAATAWRVLFWTGALPAVLLLFLRRNVTDADAATERRLSSEKRGSFRDIFTGPLGRTTLFASLLATGVQGGYYTLASWIPTYLKVDRGLSVVGTGGYLTFLISGAFIGYVSGGYLTDRLGRKKTFLLFSVLSALIIFAYVNIPAGASMLVLVLGFPLGFFTSAIFSGFGSFLSELYPAHLRGTGQGFTYNFGRAVGAFFPTLVGFLATTLGVGGAMIFGAAGYGIAVLALLGLPETKNRELA; encoded by the coding sequence ATGTCTGATGTCGAAAACCAGGTCAGCGAGGACACTGGGCGCTTCGCCTGGTACCGCACCCTCGGGGAGCGCGGACGGAGGGCCTGGATCGGCGCCTTCGGCGGATACGCCCTCGACTCCTACGATTTCCAGGTACTGCCCCTCTCGCTCGTCGCGATCGGCGCCTACTTCCACCTCTCGACCGGCCAGGCTGGCCTCCTGACGACCGTCACACTGGTCGTGTCGGCCATCGGCGGCGCGCTGGCCGGGGTGCTTGTCGACCGCATCGGGCGCACCAAGACGCTCATGATCACGGTGGGGACCTTCGCACTGTTCACGGTCCTGTGCGGCTTTGCCGGCAGCTTCGAGCAGCTGCTGGCCTTCCGCACGCTCCAGGGGCTCGGCTTCGGCGGCGAGTGGGCCACGGGGGCGATCCTCGTGGCCGAGTACGCGAAGCCGAAGTACCGCGGGCGTGCGGTGGCGTTCATCCAGAGCTCGTGGGCGGTTGGTTGGGCGCTCTCGGTCCTCGTCTACACCCTGGTCTTCAGCTTTGTTCCCGCGGCCACGGCCTGGCGCGTGCTCTTCTGGACCGGCGCGCTCCCGGCCGTGCTGCTCCTGTTCCTCCGTCGCAACGTCACAGACGCTGACGCGGCGACGGAGCGGAGGCTCTCGAGCGAGAAGCGGGGCAGCTTCCGGGACATCTTCACCGGCCCCTTGGGCCGCACCACGCTCTTCGCCTCGCTCCTGGCGACCGGGGTCCAGGGCGGCTACTACACCCTGGCCTCGTGGATCCCGACCTATCTGAAGGTGGATCGGGGCCTCAGCGTGGTGGGAACGGGCGGCTACCTGACGTTCCTCATCTCCGGGGCCTTCATCGGGTACGTCTCCGGCGGGTATCTCACCGACCGTCTTGGACGGAAGAAGACGTTCCTGCTCTTCTCGGTCCTGTCGGCCCTGATCATCTTCGCCTACGTCAACATCCCCGCCGGCGCCAGCATGCTGGTGCTCGTCCTGGGCTTCCCGCTGGGCTTCTTCACTTCAGCAATCTTCAGCGGGTTCGGCTCGTTCCTCTCGGAGCTCTACCCGGCTCACCTCCGTGGCACCGGCCAGGGGTTCACGTACAACTTCGGCCGGGCCGTCGGGGCGTTCTTCCCCACGCTCGTGGGATTCCTCGCCACGACGCTGGGCGTGGGAGGGGCCATGATCTTCGGCGCGGCGGGGTATGGCATCGCCGTGCTGGCACTGCTGGGCCTGCCGGAGACCAAGAACCGCGAACTCGCCTGA
- a CDS encoding ATP-dependent DNA ligase: MAAQRETVEIEGRRISLSNLDKIMYPESGTTKGDVIEYYRMVGPVMIPAIRDRPATRKRWVHGVGTADDPGELFFQKNLDERSTPEWVQRVTLHHRRSTNTYPLVNDLPTLVWLAQIAALEIHVPQWRAVEEDTMINPDRLVIDLDPGPGAGLPECVEVAHLVKPIFDDMGLLSVPVTSGSKGIHLYAKLDGSQEWEAVSAVARELAKSLEADHPDLVVADQKKTLRHGRVLVDWSQNSGQKTTIAPYSLRGRVQPMVAAPRTWEEIGSPGLAHVRYTEMAERLETFGDLFAPLHPPALAGTHDSSRSSRPRARAAAGARSGSSSGSRSSGEDDDGGARAPSSAASAGGTAAAGADPLTVYRAKRDAAKTPEPVPAEAPTPGAGDAFVIHEHHARRLHWDLRLEHEGVLASFAIPKGIPTSTGKNHLAVHTEDHPLEYLTFSGSIPQGEYGAGDMSVWDTGTYEAEKWREDEIIVILHGREGGGLESVAEGLAGGGNPPGGGVRLALIRTEKGSAGKENWLAHLMKDQAKGHWRRGPHAGAGAPDAEVGAPATSGPPATSGPPATSGAPASPMLAQSGTAGLVRHGDWMFEMKWDGIRAIVDTRAGSARLISRNGIDQTLTYPELADLAELGAAVLDGEIIAQSPTGRPDFGLLQQRMNLSRPTDVERARRAVPVQIVLFDLLEYEGRDLTGLPFRERRAALELLAEGGLPASAQLSPVFDGSIDDVLEASAEHGLEGVIAKRPSARYEAGRRSGAWVKIKHEKTQEVVVAGWREGKGGRAGTVGSLLLGIPDDDGVLRYAGRVGSGFTDRMLAEVSSRLRPLERKTPPLDGVPREDTRDAHWVTPKLVAEVRYGELTSGGRLRHPVWRGWRPDKAAADVVLEG, from the coding sequence ATGGCAGCGCAGCGCGAGACCGTCGAGATCGAGGGCCGCAGGATCAGCCTGTCCAACCTGGACAAGATCATGTACCCCGAGTCCGGGACCACCAAGGGCGATGTCATCGAGTACTACAGGATGGTCGGCCCCGTCATGATCCCGGCCATCCGGGACAGGCCCGCGACCCGGAAGCGGTGGGTGCACGGCGTGGGCACCGCGGACGATCCGGGGGAGCTGTTCTTCCAGAAGAACCTCGACGAGCGATCCACTCCCGAGTGGGTCCAGCGGGTCACGCTCCACCACCGCCGCTCGACCAACACCTATCCCCTGGTCAACGACCTGCCCACCCTCGTCTGGCTCGCCCAGATCGCCGCCCTCGAGATCCACGTGCCGCAGTGGCGCGCGGTCGAGGAGGACACCATGATCAACCCGGACCGGCTCGTGATCGACCTCGATCCGGGCCCGGGCGCGGGGCTGCCCGAGTGCGTCGAGGTCGCGCACCTGGTCAAGCCGATCTTCGACGACATGGGCCTGCTGTCCGTCCCGGTCACGAGCGGGTCCAAGGGCATCCACCTCTACGCGAAGCTCGACGGCAGCCAGGAGTGGGAGGCCGTCTCCGCCGTGGCCCGCGAGCTCGCGAAGTCCCTCGAGGCGGACCACCCGGACCTCGTGGTCGCCGACCAGAAGAAGACGCTCCGGCACGGCCGCGTGCTCGTGGACTGGAGCCAGAACAGCGGGCAGAAGACCACGATCGCCCCGTACTCGCTGCGCGGCCGCGTCCAGCCGATGGTCGCCGCCCCGCGGACCTGGGAGGAGATCGGCTCCCCCGGCCTGGCGCACGTGCGCTACACCGAGATGGCGGAGCGCCTCGAGACGTTCGGGGACCTGTTCGCGCCGCTGCACCCGCCCGCGCTGGCCGGGACGCACGATTCCAGCCGCTCGTCCCGCCCGCGGGCCCGCGCCGCCGCCGGTGCCCGCTCGGGTTCCTCCAGCGGTTCCCGCTCCTCCGGCGAGGACGACGACGGCGGCGCCCGCGCGCCGTCGTCCGCCGCATCCGCCGGGGGCACCGCCGCGGCCGGAGCCGACCCGCTCACGGTGTACCGGGCCAAGCGGGACGCCGCCAAGACTCCGGAACCGGTCCCAGCCGAGGCGCCCACGCCCGGCGCCGGCGACGCCTTCGTGATCCACGAGCACCACGCGCGCCGGCTGCACTGGGACCTGCGGCTCGAGCACGAGGGGGTGCTGGCCTCGTTCGCCATCCCCAAGGGCATTCCGACCAGCACCGGGAAGAACCACCTCGCCGTGCACACCGAGGACCATCCGCTCGAGTACCTCACCTTCTCCGGCAGCATCCCGCAGGGCGAGTACGGGGCCGGCGACATGTCCGTCTGGGACACCGGCACCTATGAGGCCGAGAAGTGGCGCGAGGACGAGATCATCGTGATCCTGCACGGACGCGAGGGCGGCGGGCTCGAGTCCGTTGCCGAGGGGCTGGCCGGCGGCGGGAATCCGCCGGGCGGGGGCGTCCGGCTCGCGCTCATCCGCACGGAGAAGGGGTCCGCCGGGAAGGAGAACTGGCTCGCGCACCTCATGAAGGACCAGGCCAAGGGGCACTGGCGGCGCGGCCCCCACGCCGGGGCCGGGGCGCCCGACGCCGAGGTCGGGGCGCCCGCGACGTCTGGGCCACCCGCGACGTCCGGGCCACCCGCGACGTCCGGGGCGCCCGCCTCCCCGATGCTCGCCCAGTCCGGCACGGCGGGCCTGGTGCGGCACGGCGACTGGATGTTCGAGATGAAGTGGGACGGCATCCGCGCGATCGTGGACACCCGGGCCGGCTCGGCCCGGCTGATCAGCCGCAACGGGATCGACCAGACCCTCACCTATCCCGAGCTCGCCGACCTCGCCGAGCTCGGGGCCGCCGTGCTCGACGGCGAGATCATCGCCCAGAGCCCGACCGGCCGCCCCGACTTCGGGCTCCTGCAGCAGCGCATGAACCTCAGCCGGCCGACCGACGTCGAGAGGGCCCGGCGGGCGGTGCCCGTGCAGATCGTGCTGTTCGACCTGCTCGAGTACGAGGGGCGCGACCTCACCGGGCTGCCGTTCCGCGAGCGCCGGGCGGCCCTCGAGCTCCTCGCCGAGGGCGGCCTGCCCGCGAGCGCGCAGCTCTCCCCCGTCTTCGACGGCAGCATCGACGACGTCCTGGAGGCCTCCGCCGAGCACGGCCTCGAGGGCGTCATCGCCAAGCGTCCCTCAGCCCGCTACGAGGCCGGCCGCCGCTCGGGCGCGTGGGTGAAGATCAAGCACGAGAAGACCCAGGAGGTCGTGGTGGCCGGCTGGCGCGAGGGGAAGGGCGGCCGGGCGGGGACGGTCGGCTCCCTCCTGCTCGGCATCCCGGACGACGACGGCGTGCTGCGGTACGCGGGCCGGGTCGGCTCGGGCTTCACGGACCGCATGCTCGCCGAGGTCTCGTCCCGGCTGCGCCCCCTCGAGCGCAAGACCCCGCCCCTCGACGGCGTGCCCCGGGAGGACACGCGGGACGCCCACTGGGTCACGCCGAAGCTCGTCGCGGAGGTCCGGTACGGGGAGCTCACGAGCGGCGGACGACTCCGTCACCCCGTCTGGCGGGGCTGGCGGCCGGACAAGGCCGCGGCGGACGTGGTGCTGGAGGGCTGA
- a CDS encoding LamB/YcsF family protein, with protein sequence MASIDLNSDVGESYGNWTFGDDAAIFESVSSANVACGFHAGDPSGIRATCEAAAAAGVVIGAHPAYRDLAGFGRRFMDVAPKELIDDVIYQIGALEALARSAGTEVRYVKPHGALYNTIVHHETQAKAVAKAVAEVAPGLPLLVLPNSEIQRAAEAAGLRTVTEAFADRAYTPEGTLVSRREPGSVLHDLDGIVEHVLRILDGKVQAIDGSIVRIAADSICVHGDTPGAVAMAARVRAAVAEAGVGIASFA encoded by the coding sequence ATGGCAAGCATTGACCTCAACAGCGACGTCGGCGAGTCCTACGGCAACTGGACCTTCGGCGACGACGCCGCGATCTTCGAGAGCGTCTCGAGCGCCAACGTCGCCTGCGGCTTCCACGCCGGCGACCCGAGCGGCATCCGGGCCACGTGCGAGGCGGCGGCCGCGGCCGGCGTCGTGATCGGCGCGCACCCCGCGTACCGCGACCTCGCGGGATTCGGCCGGCGCTTCATGGACGTGGCGCCGAAGGAGCTCATCGACGACGTCATCTACCAGATCGGCGCCCTCGAGGCCCTGGCCCGCTCGGCCGGCACCGAGGTGCGCTACGTCAAGCCGCACGGAGCGCTCTACAACACGATCGTGCATCACGAGACCCAGGCGAAGGCGGTCGCCAAGGCCGTGGCCGAGGTGGCCCCCGGCCTGCCGCTGCTCGTCCTGCCGAACTCCGAGATCCAGCGCGCGGCCGAGGCCGCGGGCCTGCGCACCGTCACCGAGGCGTTCGCCGACCGCGCCTACACCCCGGAGGGCACCCTCGTCTCCCGGCGCGAGCCGGGCTCCGTGCTGCACGACCTCGACGGGATCGTGGAGCACGTGCTGCGCATCCTCGATGGCAAGGTCCAGGCCATCGACGGCTCGATCGTCCGCATCGCGGCGGACAGCATCTGCGTCCACGGGGACACCCCGGGCGCCGTCGCCATGGCCGCCCGCGTCCGGGCAGCGGTGGCCGAGGCCGGCGTCGGGATCGCGAGCTTCGCATGA
- a CDS encoding putative hydro-lyase, with the protein MNLAPQSAHPRQARTVFRGGLAVPTSGWSAGYTQLNMISVPADWAYDVLLFCQRNPKPCPVLDVTDPGSTTTALASEADLRTDIPRYRVWRDGHLDGEPAEVVEVWRDDLVTFLIGCSFTFESPLVEAGIPLRHVDQGRNVSMYRTDIECRPAGRMHGPMVVSMRYVPEDLVDTAVRLSARMPAVHGAPVHVGDPAALGIADLAAPDYGDAVAPAPGDVPVFWACGVTPQAALLASRPPFAITHAPGYMFISDVPDSEYLIQ; encoded by the coding sequence ATGAACCTAGCCCCCCAGTCCGCGCATCCGCGCCAGGCCCGGACGGTATTCCGCGGCGGCCTGGCGGTGCCCACCTCGGGCTGGTCCGCCGGCTACACCCAGCTGAACATGATCTCAGTCCCCGCCGACTGGGCCTACGACGTGCTGCTGTTCTGTCAGCGGAACCCGAAGCCCTGTCCCGTGCTGGACGTGACAGACCCGGGATCGACGACGACGGCGCTGGCCTCCGAGGCTGACCTGCGTACCGACATTCCGCGCTACCGTGTGTGGCGCGACGGCCACCTCGACGGGGAGCCGGCCGAGGTCGTCGAGGTGTGGCGCGACGACCTCGTGACGTTCCTGATCGGCTGCAGCTTCACGTTCGAGTCGCCGCTGGTCGAGGCCGGCATTCCGCTCCGGCATGTTGATCAGGGCAGGAACGTCTCCATGTACCGCACGGACATCGAGTGCCGCCCTGCGGGCCGGATGCATGGGCCGATGGTCGTTTCAATGCGGTATGTCCCGGAGGACCTCGTCGACACTGCAGTCCGGCTCAGCGCCCGGATGCCCGCCGTCCACGGAGCCCCGGTCCACGTGGGCGATCCGGCGGCCCTCGGCATCGCCGATCTGGCAGCCCCCGACTACGGCGACGCGGTCGCGCCCGCGCCCGGCGACGTTCCGGTGTTCTGGGCATGTGGCGTGACCCCGCAGGCCGCGCTGCTTGCCTCGAGGCCGCCCTTCGCGATCACCCACGCCCCCGGATACATGTTCATCAGTGATGTGCCCGACTCGGAATACCTGATCCAGTGA